The genomic interval GGCCGAGCGGCGATTCATCCCCACCCGCGTGGAGCAACCTGCCAAATTGCTCTGCATCCCCTGAACCCGCGGCGCGAGGGGGTTTGACGCCGCGCGCAGGAGTGCCCGAGAGCGGCGCCTATCCGGGGACTCGCGCCGCCGCGTAGAACACGGGCATAAACACGAACCGCTCGCCGCGGGCGATGGCGGCTTCCTCGCGCGCCCGCACGGCGCGGCGTTCGTCCTCGCTCACGAATTCGCGCGTGATGCGGTTCAGGGTCGCCCATTCGCCGTCCAGCGAGTCGCGGATTGCCTCGCTCGTCCACGGCGTGGACAAGCACCCCACCTCGGCATCCAGCCCCTGCTCGGCGCACAGGGCGCGCAGTTTGCGCCCCACGAACGGGTCCGCCCCCTCGCGCCGGAGCGCCTCAATGTGCCAGGCGGCGTGGGGCAAGTCGGGGTAGTCCAGGCGCGCGCCGTAATCGGGCTCGGCGCAGAGGAGCACCCAGCCGCCTGGGCGGGCCACGCGCACCATCTCGGCCAGAGCCTGGTGCGGGTCGCGCAGCCACATGAGCACGAAGTGGCACAGGACGACGTCAAAGGCGGCGTGGGCAAACGGCAGGCGATGCGCGTCGCCCAGCAGGTAGTCGGCGTGCGGCCCTTCGCGGCGGCGCAGGAATTCGGGGTTGATGTCCAGCCCCACGACGCGCCCCCGCGTGCGGGCCGCCATCTCCTCGGTGATGACACCCGTGCCGCAGCCCACGTCTAGCACGCGGCGGGCGCGCAACAGGTCGGCGCGGCGGTACAGGTAGTTTCGCGCCGCGCGCGTCCATTCGGCCTGCCGCCGGAAGTGCTCGGCCCATTCGTCGGGCGTCAGGGCTGGCTGCATGGCATGCGCCCCCAAGAAGCCAACAGCAGTCAGCAATCAGCGGTTAGCCTTTCGCCATTCTGCCGGCTGACCGCTGCCTTACACCGCGTTGGATTGCGTGTCCAGGCAGCGGTAGGCGTGCTCCTCCACGTATAGCGGACAGCCCCCGCCGCACAAATCCAGGTCTGGGCAGTCCTTGCACTTCTCCTGAATCCAGGTGCGGTCGCGCAGGCAGCGGGCCGTCTCGCTGTTCCAGATGGAGTCCCAGTCATCCTTCAGGATGTTGCCCATCGGCTTGTAGTAACTCTGGCAGGGGATGACGTCGCCGTTGGGTTCCACGCACATGTTGAATTCGGCGGCGGTGCACGTCTTGATGCCCAGTTCCAGTTTGATGGGGTCCAGTTCGCAGTACTGCGTCGGCGTGTACCAGATGAGGCGCATCTGGTTGCGGGCGGCGGCCGCCTTGACGCGCAGGACGATGTCCTGCAACTCGGCCTCGGTGAACCCCGTGCCCACCACCTTGCCCCTGCCCGAGTAGATCATGCCGTTGCACGCAAAGGTGCGGATGCCCAGTTCGGCCAGGAAGTCAATCGTGTCCTCAATCGTCGGCACGTTGTCGCGGGTAAGGGTGGTGTTGGTGATGACGTACACGTCGGCGGCGACGGCATTGGCGATGCCCGCGACCGTCTCGGCCCACGCGCCCGAGCACCCCACCATCTTGTTGTGGATGGCCTCGTCGTGGGATTCCAGGGTGATCTGGATGTGGTCCAGGCCGGCGTCCAGCAGGCTTTGCAGATACGCCTTGTCGGCCAGTTTGCGGCCGTTGGTCAGGAGGCCCGTTACCAGGCCCACATCTTCCGCGTACTGGATGAGTTCGGCCAGGTCGCTGCGCAGGGTGGCCTCGCCGCCGGTGAAGGCCACGTGGGGGATGCCGAGGTCCCACAGGTGGTCAATCACCCGCTTCCACGCCTCGGTGGGCATCTCCGGGAAGTTGCGGTCGCGGGCCACGTAGCAGTGGGGGCAGTCGTCGTTGCACCGATAGGTGAGCGCCAGGTCCATGCGGTAGGGGGCCGAGACCGGCGTCTTGAACGGGTCTATCCGCTCCACGTCCAGGTACGTGATGGGGCACACGTCGTCGGTGCGGGTCATGGTGAGAATCGTATCGCGCAGGCTCTCGTAGTCCTTGCGCGCCTGCTCCTTGCTCACGCGGTAGCGGCGCGTGATCTCGCGCACGGCCTCGTCCGAGGATTTGTCCTGCAGGATGAGGCGGGCGTACTCCGTGGCTGTCTGGTTGAGATGGAGCACCTTGGCGGCGTTGATGACCAGGATGCCCCGGCCGTCGTCTTCCACGCGTAGATGGAGACGGAACCGCTCTTCTTGTCCTGCGGGCGACCGATAGTGGTAGATGCCTTTCTGGAGCGGCTTTTCGGGCGTGAACCAGTTGCGAATGGTGTCCAGCAAACCCATGCTAACGACCTCCTCCCGCGCACGCGCAGGCGCAGCCCGCACACGCACACGCGCAGGCGCACGCGCACCCGCCGCTGCCACCGCTCCGCCAGCGTCCGCTGCTGCTGGTTTTAGGCGGCGGGGGCGGCGGGTTGGTGATGGACGAGATACTTCCCGTGAAGCGTTCCACGCTGGAGACGACGCGGTTGGACAGGCTTTCCACGCCCGACACGATGGTGTTGGCGAAGGCGGCGCCCGGAAGCGTGGGCATGGTGGGAGCGCGCCCCGCGTCGCCGGTGGTTGTCTTGGGGGCCGATACCGTCTGCCCGTCGCCGCGCGAAGCGGTGCTGGTGCTGGTGGCCCAGGGGCGGTAGTAGCCCCACCACCGCGGCAGGAGCACCGGCTCGTCGCCGAAGGTGCGGCCGACGCGCTTGTTCCAGTCCTCGTCCAGCATCGTCCACTCCAGCCCTTCGTCCAGGCGCTGCGCCTTGACTTCGGGTGTTTCGGCGGCTTCCACCTGCTGCCAGGCGCGGCTCACCAGGTCCTTGTAGTAGGCCACCGAATCCTTGCGGCTGAACCCCTTCATCTTCTCGTTCACCGCCTTGACCAGACCCACCATCATCTGCCGAAGTTTCTTCTCGTCCAGTTGATTGTCCTCAATGCAGGCGATGAACTCCTTCTCGTAATCGCGCAGGTCCTCCGGCGCGGGCTCGTTCGCCTGCAGGCGTAGCGGGTCGTCGGACAGCACCGTAACCGCACCCTTCTTCAGCAGGCCGAACAGGATCATGGTCAGGACGCGGTTGAGGGGCGCTTCCAGGAGAATGGCCGCTTCCACCGCCGTCAGCCCGCGCTTCACGCCCGCGCCTTCCACGCCCACCGTGGGGGGCAGGTACTTCATCTTGCGCGCGTTGGCGCTGCGGATGCTAACGACGATGAAGGCGATGAACCCGAGGATGCCCAGGATTACGCAGAAAGGCCCGCTGCACAGGATGTCGGTGATGTCGGTCCCGCCTGCCGCCGGAGGGAGAGGCTCCGGGGTAACCTTCAGTTCTATGCCGCTCTTGAGGTACTTCTTCGGGAACGACACGCCCACCTTGTACGGTCGGCTGGGCGAGGCATCGGGAAATATCCAGGCGTAGGTTACCCGATTGTCCACGATGGCCGCGTCGGTGAACTTCGTGTCGTGGTAACGCGACTCCTCGCTGGTTACACCCTCGGGGAAGTGCACCACGATCTCCAGGTGCATCGTGCCGTGGGCGTTGGCGCTGTCGTACCAGTGGGGGATGAACTCCATGCTGGCGTAGTCGGGGTCCGACGTGTCCTGGAACACCATGTTGCGCACCCGCGCCAGGACGTGGAGCGTTCCCGTCCCGCCTGGCGGGATGGTGAATTTGCCCATGTGGACCTCAATCCCCGGCTTCACGTATTCCGAGTGGCGGATGTCGGAGATGGCGACCCCGCCCACGTCGGCTTTGACCTCGGCCAGGCTGTAGTCGTAGTTGGGCAGGCCGATGTCCACGATGTCTATGGGATGCGAGCCTGGGTCGGCGGTGAAGGTGATGTTGTAGTCAATCCAGATGGAACCGTCGTCGTTGATGTACACGTGCACGAGGCGCTCGTTGACCTGGAAGCGATAGTCCTGGGCCGCAGCAGGCGCGGCGACGAGGACTGCTGCCAGGATGACGAGCGCGAATCGGGCGAGCCATTTGAGGCCTGTTCGCATAGGGTCAACCTCCAGAATCAGCCGCCGGGGTCGGCTACCACTTCGGTTCTTCCACCATTTGGTACGTTGTGCCGCAGTAAGGGCACGAGATGACGATGGCACCTTCGGCCAGTTTGATGCTGTCCTTGTCCAGAAGCGCGCCGCAGTTCTTGCACTTCAGGCGCTCCATGGCGATGTCGCCGGACACGTCTATCTTCTGGATGATCTCCTGTTTCGGCTTGGGTTCGCGCATCTTGATGGCGATGATGATGACCACGCCGATGCCGATGAGGACGGCCGCGATGATGGCCCGGGCGACGAGCCTGTCGTAAGAGGCGGCGATGAGGAACAGCACGCCGAACAGGATGGCGATTCCCGCGAAGATGTAGCCGATAATCTTGCCAGCGGACATGTCCTGCCTCCTTGTGGCGGGATTCGGTACCGTGATTTGCATTATAGCGTAGGAGTGCCTGGCTGGCAAAGCCGCGAGGCGTCGTTCCCTCTCCCGCCGGGAGAGGGCTAGAGTGAGGGGCGTTTGGATCGCGAAGGACACGAAAGGGCGCGAAAACCGCGTGCGCGTGTGCCCGCGCGGGGCTGAACCCCCGCGCTGACGGAACAAAGCCCCTTCGGGGCTGGGCCAGCCCGCGCGAGGCGTCGTTCCCTCTCCCGCCGGGAGAGGGCTAGGGTGAGGGGCGTTTGGATCGCGAAGGACACGAAAGGGAAAGGGCGCGAAAACCGCGTGCGCGTGTGCCCGCGCGGGGCTGAACCCCCGCGCTACAGGTGCAAAGCCCCTTCGGGGCTGGGCCAGCCCGCAGGGCTTCGCCCCTTCAGCCCGATGCTTCAGCGTCGGGCGTGGGGCACACCTCACCCCCAGCCTTCGGCTTCCCCCTCTCCGCTGGCGGTTCAGGGGCGGACAGGGGTGAGGTCAGCCTACCCGCGCGCTAACCCCCCGCGCTACGTAGGCGGAGCCCCCTGCGGGGCCATTACATTCGTGCCGATTCGTGGGATTCGTGGATGACGCCAGCCCGCACCGCCATTTCGGCCCGTGGCCCACCTGTGGTAAAATCCCTCACGGCGTCCCCGACGGGGCGCGCGGATTGGCGGAAAATTGCAGATTCCAGGCGAGGTGAATCGTCTATGAGAATTGCCATCATCGGCGGCGGACTCACAGGGATGAGCGCCGCGCACCAATTGGCGAAGGCCGGTCATACGTGCACGCTGTACGAACGCGACGAGTCGCTCGGCGGGCTGGCCGGCTCCTTCCGCGTCAACGGCGCGTATCTGGAGAAGTTCTACCACCACCTGTTCACCAGCGACCGGACGATGGTGCGGCTCATTGAGGATTTGGGGCTTGGCGGCGACCTGGTTTGGAACCCCACCGTTACCAGCACCTGGTACGTGAACCGCATCTTCCGCCTGGCCACGCCCCTGGACGTGATCCGCTTCAAACCGTTGAGCCTGGTCAATCGGCTGCGGCTCGGGTCCCTGGCCATCATCCCGCGCTTTGTCCGCGATTGGCGAAAACTGGAAGAGATCACCGCCAAGGAATGGCTCATCAAGTGGGGCGGGCGGCAGGTGTACGAGGTGGTCTGGTATCCCCTCCTGCGCAACAAGTTCGGGACCTACGCCGACGAGGTGGCCGCTGTCTGGTTCTGGAACAAACTGAAACTGCGCGGGGGGTCGCGCGGCAAAGGCCAGGCGGAGCACCTGGGCTACCTGGTCGGCGGGTTCGGGCGCGCCATTGAGGCCTTTGAGGCGCGGCTGCGGGGCCTGGGCGTGGACATCCGCCTGTCGTCGCCGGTGGAGCGCGTGGTGATTGAGAGCGGCCGCGCCACAGGCGTCGTGTCCAACGGGCGGCGCGAGGATTTTGACCTAGTCCTGGCAACGACCGCGCCCGAAATCCTGCTCCACATGGCCCCCGGCCTGCCCCAGGAGTACCGCGAGCGCCTCGCCCGCATCAAGTACCTGGCCAACGCCTGCCTCATCATGAAACTGAAGCGGAGCCTCTCCACCACCTACTGGCTCAACATCAACGACCCGAACATCCCCTTCGTCGCCGTGGTGGAGCACACCAACATGCAGCGCCCCGACGAGTACGGCGGGCATCACCTGGCCTACGTGTCGCGCTACATGGACCCGAACGACCCCTTCTACGCCATGTCGGCCGAAGAACTGTTCCAAGCGTACCTACCGCACCTGCGCACCGTCTTCCCGGAGTTCTCGCCCGACTGGGTGGAGGCCCTCTACGCCTGGCGCGAACGCTACACGCAGCCCGTGGTGGGTCTGCACTACTCGCAGATACGCCCGCCGTTCCGCACGCCGGCCCAGGGGCTATGGCTGTGCTGCATGGCGCAGATTTACCCCGAGGACCGGGGGATGAACTACGCGGTGGCCTACGGCGAGAAGGTCGCCGCCGAGATTCTGGAGTCGGGCGGCGCGTAGGCGAAGCGGATTGCCGCCTGCGGTGTTGTGCCTATTGGCAAGGCGGACAGCCGCAGGCGGGTTTGGCCCTGCGGCCGCGGAGTGCTACAATACGCCGGAGGCCGTCGGGCGTCGCATGCCGGCGCCGGTGCTCCTGCCCGCCTTCGCGAGCACAATCTCACCACCAGGAGGCAACCGATGTCTAGCCATCAACTGCGTGTGGAGCCGGTCCGAACCCCCAGGCAACTCAAGCAATTTGTGGATTTTCCCTATCATTTGTACCGCAACGACCCCTATTGGGTCCCGCCCCTGCGCATGGACCGCAAGGCCATGTTTGACCGCGAGAAGTTCCCCTTCTACGAGCACGCGGATGTGGAACTGTTCCTGGCGCTGCGCGGCGACGAACCCGTGGGCACCATCACGGCGCATATCAATCATATCCACAACCAGTTCCACGGCGAGAAGACCGGCTTCTTCGGCTTCTTTGAGTGCATTGAGGACTACGAGGTGGCCGAGGCGCTTCTCAACGCCGCCGCCGACTGGGTGCGGGCGCGCGGTATGGACGTCCTGCGAGGCCCCATGAACTTCTCCACCAACGAGGAGTGCGGGCTTCTGGTGGATGGGTTTGATTCCAGCCCTGTCGCCCTGATGACGTACAACCCGCCCTACTACGCCGAGTTCATTGAGCGGGCAGGGTTCACCAAGGCGCAGGACCTGTACGCCTACTGGCTGGACACCGACGAGGTGGTGAGCAAAGACGGCGTCGTGCGCAACGAGAAACTGGCGCGGGTGGTGGAGAAGGTGCGCGCCCGCTCGCGCATCGTCGTGCGCAAGATCAACCTGAAGGACTTTGACAACGAGGTGGAGCGCATCAAGAAGGTGTACAACTCCGCATGGGAGAAGAACTGGGGGTTCGTCCCCATGACCGACGCGGAGTTTGACCACTTGGCGGAAAACCTGAAGATGGTGATAGACCCCAACCTGGTGCTCATCGCCGAGATAGACGGGGAGCCGGTGGGGTTTTCCCTCACGCTGCCCGACATCAACCAGGCTCTGAAGGGAACCGGCGGCAGGCTGATTCCGGCGCTGGTGCGGCTGCTGTGGTACAAGATGTTCAAGAAGTTCACCATCTGCCGCGTGTTCGCCATGGGCGTTGTGGAGCAGCACCGCATGAAGGGCATCTCGGCGCTGTTCTACTACGACACGGCCATCAACGCCGCGCCGCGCGGCTACGCCCACGCGGAGATGTCGTGGATTCTGGAGAGCAACCTGATGATGAATCGCGAC from Chloroflexota bacterium carries:
- a CDS encoding NAD(P)/FAD-dependent oxidoreductase, translated to MRIAIIGGGLTGMSAAHQLAKAGHTCTLYERDESLGGLAGSFRVNGAYLEKFYHHLFTSDRTMVRLIEDLGLGGDLVWNPTVTSTWYVNRIFRLATPLDVIRFKPLSLVNRLRLGSLAIIPRFVRDWRKLEEITAKEWLIKWGGRQVYEVVWYPLLRNKFGTYADEVAAVWFWNKLKLRGGSRGKGQAEHLGYLVGGFGRAIEAFEARLRGLGVDIRLSSPVERVVIESGRATGVVSNGRREDFDLVLATTAPEILLHMAPGLPQEYRERLARIKYLANACLIMKLKRSLSTTYWLNINDPNIPFVAVVEHTNMQRPDEYGGHHLAYVSRYMDPNDPFYAMSAEELFQAYLPHLRTVFPEFSPDWVEALYAWRERYTQPVVGLHYSQIRPPFRTPAQGLWLCCMAQIYPEDRGMNYAVAYGEKVAAEILESGGA
- a CDS encoding N-acetyltransferase gives rise to the protein MSSHQLRVEPVRTPRQLKQFVDFPYHLYRNDPYWVPPLRMDRKAMFDREKFPFYEHADVELFLALRGDEPVGTITAHINHIHNQFHGEKTGFFGFFECIEDYEVAEALLNAAADWVRARGMDVLRGPMNFSTNEECGLLVDGFDSSPVALMTYNPPYYAEFIERAGFTKAQDLYAYWLDTDEVVSKDGVVRNEKLARVVEKVRARSRIVVRKINLKDFDNEVERIKKVYNSAWEKNWGFVPMTDAEFDHLAENLKMVIDPNLVLIAEIDGEPVGFSLTLPDINQALKGTGGRLIPALVRLLWYKMFKKFTICRVFAMGVVEQHRMKGISALFYYDTAINAAPRGYAHAEMSWILESNLMMNRDIQFMGGRVYKTYRIYDKPLR
- a CDS encoding radical SAM protein codes for the protein MGLLDTIRNWFTPEKPLQKGIYHYRSPAGQEERFRLHLRVEDDGRGILVINAAKVLHLNQTATEYARLILQDKSSDEAVREITRRYRVSKEQARKDYESLRDTILTMTRTDDVCPITYLDVERIDPFKTPVSAPYRMDLALTYRCNDDCPHCYVARDRNFPEMPTEAWKRVIDHLWDLGIPHVAFTGGEATLRSDLAELIQYAEDVGLVTGLLTNGRKLADKAYLQSLLDAGLDHIQITLESHDEAIHNKMVGCSGAWAETVAGIANAVAADVYVITNTTLTRDNVPTIEDTIDFLAELGIRTFACNGMIYSGRGKVVGTGFTEAELQDIVLRVKAAAARNQMRLIWYTPTQYCELDPIKLELGIKTCTAAEFNMCVEPNGDVIPCQSYYKPMGNILKDDWDSIWNSETARCLRDRTWIQEKCKDCPDLDLCGGGCPLYVEEHAYRCLDTQSNAV
- a CDS encoding methyltransferase domain-containing protein yields the protein MQPALTPDEWAEHFRRQAEWTRAARNYLYRRADLLRARRVLDVGCGTGVITEEMAARTRGRVVGLDINPEFLRRREGPHADYLLGDAHRLPFAHAAFDVVLCHFVLMWLRDPHQALAEMVRVARPGGWVLLCAEPDYGARLDYPDLPHAAWHIEALRREGADPFVGRKLRALCAEQGLDAEVGCLSTPWTSEAIRDSLDGEWATLNRITREFVSEDERRAVRAREEAAIARGERFVFMPVFYAAARVPG